From one Citrobacter sp. Marseille-Q6884 genomic stretch:
- a CDS encoding LysR family transcriptional regulator, with amino-acid sequence MDTAIIFKVLLGREVVQKISFNDNELRILYELSCTRSLSLAAETLKIAQPNISRTLQQLEDRFGFSVFDRSCRPIKLTRFGEELLPYVKRHLKSVDDIQTFMMAYKQASDGFVRIHAPTGQLLFITKHVIPGLKAKHPDIKLMLTTSNLSNSEITLGVPFSDSCDILFTHSLPDNDELIARNIASIPANIYGTQDVITRYPVRTIEDYASYPCILFFSHMENNHNVWHINDGLSGEKRNIIINGDFACDNSYAAIELAKAGLGYLFMPDLIIKETGIEGLIPTLPDNFTTHLDLFVIYSKKTQQPFRVQLIINSIVDILRELLLK; translated from the coding sequence ATGGATACGGCTATCATTTTCAAGGTATTACTGGGGCGCGAAGTGGTGCAAAAAATAAGTTTCAACGATAACGAGCTGCGTATCCTGTATGAACTTTCCTGTACCCGAAGCCTGAGTCTGGCCGCTGAAACGCTTAAGATTGCGCAGCCCAATATCAGCAGGACGTTGCAGCAACTGGAGGACCGTTTTGGCTTTTCAGTGTTTGATCGCTCCTGTCGGCCTATCAAATTAACCCGTTTCGGGGAAGAGCTTCTCCCCTATGTTAAAAGGCATCTGAAATCCGTCGATGATATTCAGACGTTTATGATGGCGTATAAGCAGGCGTCTGATGGTTTTGTCAGGATCCATGCCCCTACCGGACAGCTGTTGTTCATCACCAAACATGTCATTCCTGGGCTTAAGGCAAAACACCCCGACATTAAATTAATGCTGACGACCAGCAACCTCAGTAACTCAGAAATTACCCTCGGCGTACCTTTTAGTGACAGTTGCGATATTCTCTTTACGCATTCGTTGCCGGATAACGACGAACTGATTGCGCGCAATATCGCGTCTATCCCCGCCAATATTTATGGTACCCAGGATGTGATTACGCGATATCCTGTCCGCACGATTGAGGATTACGCCAGCTACCCCTGTATTCTTTTTTTCTCCCATATGGAAAACAACCACAATGTCTGGCATATCAATGACGGGCTCAGTGGAGAAAAAAGAAACATTATCATTAACGGCGATTTTGCATGTGATAACTCTTATGCAGCCATTGAACTTGCTAAAGCGGGACTCGGCTATTTATTCATGCCAGACTTAATTATTAAAGAGACCGGTATTGAGGGGCTCATTCCCACACTCCCCGACAACTTCACAACCCATCTGGATCTCTTTGTTATTTATAGTAAAAAGACGCAACAACCTTTCCGGGTTCAGTTAATAATTAATTCAATTGTCGATATTCTCAGAGAGTTATTACTCAAATAA
- a CDS encoding substrate-binding domain-containing protein, whose product MPHSITLFAAGSLRLAFTPLLNRFTQMSGIVAKVEYGPAGLLRERIEAGEPCALFASANREHPQHLLSRGKAVSTHTFSGNQLSLTTCQTGTWLDLLRDPTLRVGTSTPGCDPSGDYTWALFDKMDLLEPGLGQQLRERAIPLVGGRDTLNVPQGELASRWIIRQGLADLFIGYAHYAKALSGEPDIRVVAIPTEHNIQCEYQLAVLDTAKEVTALVEFILSHAGQHFLTEAGFLPLSSGSQTEAQ is encoded by the coding sequence ATGCCACACTCGATCACGTTATTCGCTGCAGGCAGTTTACGGCTGGCATTTACGCCGCTACTCAACCGTTTTACACAGATGAGCGGAATCGTGGCGAAGGTTGAATATGGCCCGGCAGGTTTATTGCGTGAGCGAATTGAAGCCGGTGAACCGTGCGCGTTATTTGCCTCGGCAAACCGTGAGCATCCGCAGCACCTCCTCTCCCGTGGCAAAGCCGTCTCCACCCACACGTTTAGCGGCAATCAACTCAGCCTTACCACGTGCCAAACCGGCACATGGCTCGATTTACTGCGCGATCCTACCCTGCGTGTCGGCACATCGACTCCCGGTTGCGACCCTTCCGGTGATTATACCTGGGCGCTTTTCGACAAAATGGATTTGCTGGAACCCGGTCTTGGTCAACAACTTCGCGAACGCGCCATCCCCCTGGTCGGTGGCCGTGACACGCTCAACGTACCGCAAGGTGAACTGGCAAGCCGGTGGATTATTCGCCAGGGGCTGGCCGATCTGTTTATTGGCTACGCGCATTATGCAAAAGCGCTCAGCGGCGAGCCGGATATCCGTGTCGTCGCCATTCCTACCGAGCACAATATTCAGTGTGAATACCAACTGGCGGTCCTCGATACCGCCAAAGAGGTGACGGCGCTGGTTGAGTTTATTCTCAGCCACGCCGGGCAACATTTTTTGACAGAGGCCGGATTCTTACCGCTTAGCAGCGGATCGCAAACAGAGGCGCAATAA
- a CDS encoding ABC transporter ATP-binding protein produces the protein MKSAVLRVNQLAWGYQTPLFEPLTFCCEKGEIWAVLGRNGLGKSTLLDTLTGTLPALGGNIESDGGTGMVAQHTHLPFPYTVSDVVLMGRAQHVKLFAQPSVQDKQRAAEALEQLNIAHLANHSFSALSGGQQQLVMIARALVTECQTLLLDEPCSALDLANQQVVLQLISDLAHRQGCSILFSTHDPLHALQIASHTLLLLPQGKWLAGPTERVVTEENLFQAYGLTLRKLSVDNHPTPVIAPLFAIRC, from the coding sequence ATGAAATCTGCGGTGTTACGCGTTAATCAGCTTGCCTGGGGCTACCAGACGCCACTGTTTGAGCCGCTGACGTTTTGCTGCGAGAAAGGCGAGATCTGGGCCGTGTTAGGCCGGAATGGGCTGGGGAAAAGCACGCTGCTGGATACGCTGACCGGCACGCTGCCTGCGCTTGGCGGGAATATAGAAAGTGACGGCGGAACAGGGATGGTCGCGCAGCATACCCATCTGCCATTCCCTTATACGGTGAGTGATGTGGTGCTGATGGGGCGTGCGCAGCATGTGAAGCTGTTTGCTCAACCGAGTGTTCAGGATAAGCAAAGGGCGGCTGAGGCACTGGAACAGTTAAACATCGCCCATCTTGCTAACCACAGCTTTAGCGCGCTCTCCGGCGGGCAACAACAGCTGGTGATGATCGCCCGGGCGTTAGTCACGGAGTGCCAGACGTTGCTGCTTGATGAACCCTGTTCCGCGCTGGATCTTGCGAACCAACAGGTGGTGTTGCAGCTTATCAGCGATCTGGCGCATCGCCAGGGCTGCAGCATCCTCTTTTCAACCCACGATCCGCTGCATGCGTTGCAAATAGCCAGCCATACTCTGCTGTTATTACCCCAGGGGAAATGGCTCGCGGGACCCACAGAACGCGTTGTGACGGAGGAAAATCTGTTTCAGGCTTATGGCTTAACGCTGCGAAAACTCAGTGTGGATAACCATCCCACACCGGTTATTGCGCCTCTGTTTGCGATCCGCTGCTAA
- a CDS encoding FecCD family ABC transporter permease, giving the protein MPLSNGISNGRVPQQLILIISVLLLGVVSLCLGQYPLSLGDVFYQLSHYADSQGIANQVVWNVRLPRILMALLAGGALGLCGATLQGVFHNPLVDPHIIGVTSGSAFGGTLAILLGLEPVLMMGSTFFFGLAALMLVYAIAALQGRENALVLILSGIILSGFFAALVSLIQYQADTEETLPNIVFWLLGSFATANWHKVWLLAIPVCLAATVLYQLRWRINLLSLNDKDAKALGVAVVPLRRSVLLCCALLVAAQVSVSGSIAWVGLVIPHLARLLVGVDHRRLLPCAFWLGGGFMIAVDDIARTLMHAEIPLGIITALLGAPLFAFLLIQSSRRGKR; this is encoded by the coding sequence ATGCCGCTCAGTAACGGCATCAGTAACGGAAGGGTACCCCAGCAACTGATCCTCATCATTTCGGTGCTGTTGCTGGGCGTCGTCTCGCTTTGCCTTGGGCAATATCCTCTGTCGCTGGGTGATGTCTTTTATCAGCTCAGCCATTACGCCGATTCACAAGGCATTGCAAACCAGGTTGTGTGGAACGTTCGGCTGCCGCGCATCCTGATGGCATTACTGGCGGGTGGCGCGCTTGGTCTGTGCGGCGCAACGCTACAAGGCGTGTTTCATAATCCTCTGGTTGATCCGCACATCATTGGCGTAACGTCGGGTTCGGCGTTTGGCGGCACGCTGGCTATTCTGCTTGGGCTGGAGCCGGTGCTGATGATGGGCTCCACGTTCTTTTTCGGTCTGGCGGCGTTAATGCTGGTGTACGCCATTGCCGCTCTCCAGGGGCGGGAAAATGCGCTGGTTCTGATCCTCTCGGGCATCATTTTGAGTGGCTTTTTTGCTGCGCTGGTGAGCCTTATTCAGTATCAGGCCGATACCGAAGAAACGTTACCCAATATTGTCTTCTGGTTGCTCGGCAGCTTCGCAACGGCCAACTGGCATAAAGTCTGGCTGCTGGCGATCCCGGTCTGCCTTGCGGCGACGGTGTTGTACCAGCTGCGCTGGCGGATAAACCTGCTGTCGCTCAATGATAAAGACGCAAAGGCGCTGGGTGTGGCGGTGGTTCCGCTACGGCGCAGCGTATTGCTCTGCTGCGCATTGTTAGTCGCGGCACAAGTTTCTGTCAGCGGCAGCATTGCCTGGGTGGGGCTGGTCATTCCACATCTGGCGAGGCTGCTGGTGGGCGTCGATCATCGCCGTTTACTTCCGTGTGCCTTCTGGCTGGGAGGCGGTTTTATGATCGCAGTAGATGACATTGCGCGTACGTTAATGCATGCGGAAATACCGCTGGGGATTATCACCGCACTGCTTGGCGCGCCGCTGTTTGCCTTTTTGCTCATTCAGTCCAGCCGTAGGGGAAAACGATGA
- a CDS encoding ABC transporter substrate-binding protein has protein sequence MLTLRSFVLVFASMLFAFSAQADRTITDQLGRQVTLPDHINKVVVLQHQTLNILVQLDAQQDIVGVMSSWKKQLGPEFARFMPTISSLPTPGDLTSVNIESLLAIHPQVVFVANYAPAEMIQQIQNAGIPVVAISLRQDVAGQQNKMNPTMADEEQVYNEGLKQGIRLIAEVVGRKAQAETLINYVFAARAKFNAPVANIPQAQKVRIYMANPDLMTYGSGKYTGLMMQHAGGLNVAAASVKGARQVSLEQVLQWNPQVIFVQDRYPQVAVQIQNDPNWQGIDAVKNHRVWLMPEYAKAWGYPMPEALAIGELWMAKKLYPDAYKNIDVDAQAQDYYQRFYRVNWQSDAAQ, from the coding sequence ATGCTTACTCTTCGTTCTTTTGTGCTGGTTTTCGCCAGCATGTTGTTTGCGTTTTCCGCGCAGGCCGACCGCACCATTACTGACCAACTTGGCCGTCAGGTCACGCTACCAGACCACATCAATAAAGTGGTGGTTCTCCAACACCAGACGCTGAATATTCTGGTTCAACTCGATGCCCAACAGGATATCGTTGGTGTGATGTCGAGCTGGAAAAAGCAGCTTGGCCCGGAGTTTGCCCGCTTTATGCCGACAATTTCCTCGTTGCCAACGCCTGGCGATCTCACCAGCGTGAATATCGAAAGTTTGTTGGCGATTCATCCGCAGGTGGTGTTTGTGGCCAACTACGCGCCAGCGGAGATGATTCAGCAGATTCAGAATGCCGGTATCCCGGTCGTGGCTATCTCGTTACGTCAGGATGTGGCCGGGCAGCAAAACAAAATGAACCCGACCATGGCCGATGAAGAGCAGGTGTATAACGAAGGGCTAAAGCAGGGGATTCGTCTGATTGCGGAAGTGGTCGGGCGTAAGGCGCAGGCTGAAACGCTGATCAACTACGTTTTTGCCGCGCGGGCAAAATTTAACGCGCCGGTGGCGAATATTCCGCAGGCGCAAAAAGTCCGTATTTATATGGCTAACCCCGACCTCATGACCTATGGCTCAGGGAAGTACACGGGATTAATGATGCAACACGCGGGCGGGTTGAACGTTGCGGCTGCCAGCGTGAAAGGCGCGCGACAGGTTTCGCTTGAGCAGGTATTGCAGTGGAACCCGCAGGTGATTTTTGTTCAGGATCGTTATCCGCAGGTGGCGGTGCAGATCCAAAACGATCCCAACTGGCAGGGGATTGATGCCGTCAAAAACCACCGTGTCTGGCTGATGCCGGAATACGCTAAGGCCTGGGGGTATCCGATGCCGGAAGCGCTGGCGATTGGTGAGTTATGGATGGCGAAAAAACTCTACCCGGATGCCTATAAAAATATCGATGTCGATGCGCAGGCACAGGACTATTACCAGCGTTTTTACCGCGTGAACTGGCAGTCTGATGCCGCTCAGTAA
- the puuE gene encoding 4-aminobutyrate transaminase, with product MNNKNLQQRRLDATPRGVGVMCDFFAQSAENSTITDIEGNQYIDFAAGIAVLNTGHRHPRMVQAVEAQLQAFTHTAYQIVPYESYVSLAEKINAVAPIDGPRKTTFFTTGAEAVENAVKIARAHTGRPGVIAFGGGFHGRTYMTMALTGKVAPYKKGFGPFPGSVYHAPYPSELQGITTADSVKAIERLFKADIDASQVAAIIFEPVQGEGGFVVAPPEFVAAIRRICDEHGIVMIADEVQSGFARTGKLFAMDHYAHKADLMTMAKSLAGGMPLSGVVGKAAIMDAPAPGGLGGTYAGNPLAVAAAHAVLDIIHDEQLCQRAAALGEQLRATLNDARSGCPELAEVRGLGSMVAAEFCDAKTGEPSAAVAQRVQKKALEQGLLLLTCGQYGNVIRFLYPLTIPQDQFVKALGIIKAATQS from the coding sequence ATGAACAATAAAAACCTGCAACAGCGTCGTTTGGATGCCACCCCGCGTGGCGTGGGTGTGATGTGTGACTTTTTCGCGCAGTCGGCGGAAAACAGCACGATTACCGATATTGAGGGCAATCAGTACATTGATTTCGCAGCCGGGATTGCCGTACTGAATACCGGACACCGCCACCCGCGTATGGTGCAGGCAGTAGAAGCGCAACTTCAGGCCTTTACCCATACGGCGTATCAGATTGTCCCGTACGAAAGCTATGTTTCTCTGGCCGAAAAGATTAACGCCGTTGCGCCAATTGATGGCCCGCGTAAAACCACCTTTTTCACCACCGGTGCAGAAGCGGTAGAGAATGCGGTTAAGATTGCCCGCGCACATACCGGGCGTCCGGGTGTGATCGCGTTTGGCGGCGGTTTTCATGGTCGTACTTATATGACGATGGCGCTGACCGGTAAGGTCGCCCCCTACAAAAAAGGGTTCGGTCCGTTCCCGGGGTCTGTTTACCATGCGCCGTATCCTTCAGAGCTGCAGGGAATTACCACTGCCGATTCGGTAAAAGCCATCGAGCGTCTGTTTAAGGCCGATATTGATGCCAGCCAGGTGGCCGCGATTATCTTCGAACCCGTCCAGGGCGAAGGGGGCTTTGTGGTGGCGCCGCCGGAATTTGTCGCTGCCATTCGCCGTATCTGTGATGAGCATGGCATCGTGATGATTGCTGATGAGGTGCAAAGTGGTTTTGCGCGTACCGGTAAGCTCTTCGCGATGGATCACTATGCCCATAAAGCCGATCTGATGACGATGGCGAAAAGCCTTGCTGGCGGCATGCCGCTGTCTGGCGTGGTGGGTAAAGCCGCGATTATGGATGCGCCTGCGCCGGGCGGTCTGGGCGGAACCTACGCTGGCAACCCACTGGCAGTCGCGGCGGCTCACGCGGTACTCGATATTATTCATGACGAGCAACTGTGCCAGCGTGCGGCTGCACTCGGTGAACAACTGCGCGCGACGCTGAACGATGCCCGCAGCGGATGCCCGGAACTGGCTGAAGTGCGGGGGTTAGGTTCGATGGTCGCCGCTGAGTTCTGTGATGCGAAAACGGGAGAACCCAGCGCGGCGGTAGCGCAACGCGTGCAAAAGAAAGCGCTGGAGCAGGGGTTACTGCTGTTGACCTGTGGTCAGTATGGCAACGTCATCCGCTTCCTCTATCCGCTGACTATCCCACAGGATCAGTTCGTCAAAGCATTGGGTATCATCAAAGCAGCCACCCAATCGTAA
- a CDS encoding PLP-dependent aminotransferase family protein, with the protein MRSLAGDVIKHAFSQQTDEKLHRRLYAAICSCILEGSLKPATRMPPSRDLAGELSLSRNTVLRVYEQLQAEGYISARTSSGTFVTDSVLDNLNLRADKEPAVAAQEDRTRLSARCLELLGYASASPRQWGAFIPGVPDVQYFPHRTLKKIQDRLARRLRPEFLTYDAAGGVSELKEALADYLRTARGVRCSPDQILITEGIHQALDLVTRSLCNPGDNTWIEEPGYWGIKNILRINAVNFSAIPVDEQGMVPPVSSECAPKLIFVTPSHQYPLGSVMSLNRRRQLLFRARETQSWIVEDDYDSEFRFSGQPIPSLQGLEEDSPVIYIGTFSKTLYPALRLGYVVLPKPLAAPLKKVHTELYRGGHLLIQAALAEFIKEGYYAAHIRKMRQLYSRRRHTLVELITRELGEEYLGSFSSNAGLHLILQLPAQGDDEAIAKQANAEGLLVRPLSRYYVNEEKRCGLLLGFASLEEHEMAAAFSRLAGIIKAHL; encoded by the coding sequence ATGCGTTCACTTGCCGGAGATGTGATCAAACATGCATTTAGCCAACAGACTGATGAAAAGCTACACCGTCGTCTGTATGCCGCTATCTGCAGTTGTATTCTTGAAGGGAGCCTGAAGCCCGCAACCCGTATGCCCCCTTCGCGGGATCTGGCGGGCGAGTTATCGCTCTCACGCAATACCGTATTGCGCGTTTATGAGCAGTTGCAGGCCGAAGGCTATATCTCTGCGCGTACCAGCAGCGGTACATTTGTTACCGACAGCGTGCTGGATAATCTCAACCTGCGCGCCGACAAAGAACCCGCTGTCGCCGCGCAAGAAGATCGCACCCGCTTATCTGCCCGTTGCCTCGAACTGCTCGGCTATGCCAGCGCCAGCCCTCGCCAGTGGGGAGCCTTTATCCCCGGCGTGCCGGACGTGCAGTATTTTCCTCACCGCACGCTTAAAAAGATCCAGGACCGTCTGGCAAGACGGCTGCGGCCTGAGTTTCTCACCTATGATGCCGCAGGCGGCGTGAGTGAACTGAAAGAAGCGCTGGCAGATTATCTCCGCACCGCTCGCGGGGTCAGATGCTCCCCGGATCAGATCCTGATTACCGAAGGCATTCACCAGGCGCTGGATCTGGTGACCCGTAGCCTGTGCAACCCTGGCGATAACACCTGGATTGAAGAGCCGGGCTATTGGGGAATCAAAAATATTCTGCGTATTAATGCCGTTAATTTTTCGGCAATCCCGGTTGATGAACAGGGTATGGTGCCGCCGGTCTCGTCGGAATGTGCGCCGAAACTGATTTTTGTGACACCGTCACATCAGTACCCGCTCGGGTCTGTTATGAGTCTGAACCGACGCCGCCAGCTTCTTTTTCGTGCGCGGGAAACACAAAGCTGGATAGTGGAAGATGACTATGACAGTGAGTTTCGTTTTTCGGGTCAGCCGATCCCGTCACTGCAGGGACTGGAAGAAGATAGCCCGGTCATCTACATCGGCACGTTCAGTAAAACACTCTATCCCGCACTGCGACTGGGCTATGTGGTGCTTCCTAAGCCGCTCGCCGCACCGCTAAAGAAAGTGCATACCGAACTTTATCGCGGGGGACATCTTCTGATTCAGGCGGCGCTGGCGGAGTTTATTAAAGAGGGATATTACGCGGCGCATATCCGCAAAATGCGCCAGCTATACAGCCGCCGCCGTCACACGCTGGTGGAACTCATTACCAGGGAGCTTGGCGAGGAATATCTTGGCTCCTTCAGCAGCAACGCCGGGCTGCATCTGATTTTGCAACTGCCCGCTCAGGGTGATGATGAAGCCATCGCCAAACAGGCCAATGCCGAAGGTTTATTGGTGCGCCCCCTGTCGCGTTATTACGTCAATGAAGAGAAACGCTGCGGGCTGCTGCTGGGTTTTGCCAGCCTTGAAGAGCATGAAATGGCCGCGGCGTTTTCCCGGCTGGCGGGGATTATCAAAGCCCATCTCTGA
- a CDS encoding c-type cytochrome, producing MRILTVVIASLLSATVSAAESQGEYIARISDCVACHTAEGGAAMAGGKKFPTPVGDIFSTNITPDKTHGIGNYSYDDFEKAVRKGIAKDGHPLYPAMPYPSYAKLSDEDVQALYRYFMHDVAPSAVANKENNIPWLLSPRWPLHLWNWLFTDASATPSASHTTEGSADLVKRGAYLVEGPGHCGSCHTPRGIAMQEKAYTRDDDVYLSGAMIDGWYAPSLRGTDLSEQALTSLLLTGKSKHAAVSGSMAEVVSQSTQYLTDEDAKAIAQYLLSLKGAKTEPTRAAAKTVAWSNSPDAGKVIYNRYCSTCHGLEGKGTDDNAPSLVNNPLIMVDDPTPLYRVISQGAETPTTRGNVSFKMPAYGGMLKESEMRDVINYVRKSWGEGNGEVTQEELAGLKKASH from the coding sequence ATGCGTATTTTAACCGTTGTTATCGCCAGCTTATTGTCGGCTACGGTGTCTGCAGCCGAGTCTCAGGGCGAATATATTGCCCGGATTTCTGACTGTGTGGCGTGTCATACCGCCGAAGGGGGCGCTGCGATGGCGGGGGGCAAAAAGTTTCCCACGCCGGTTGGCGATATTTTCTCAACCAATATTACCCCTGACAAAACGCACGGTATTGGCAACTATTCTTACGACGATTTTGAAAAAGCGGTTCGCAAAGGCATAGCCAAAGACGGTCATCCGCTTTATCCGGCGATGCCTTATCCTTCTTACGCGAAGCTCTCCGACGAGGATGTGCAGGCGCTCTATCGCTATTTCATGCATGATGTTGCGCCGTCGGCGGTCGCGAATAAAGAGAACAATATCCCCTGGCTCTTATCCCCCCGCTGGCCGCTTCATCTCTGGAACTGGCTGTTTACTGACGCCTCTGCGACGCCATCTGCGAGTCATACCACTGAGGGCAGCGCCGATTTAGTGAAACGCGGCGCCTATCTGGTCGAAGGGCCGGGGCACTGCGGTTCGTGCCATACCCCGAGAGGGATAGCGATGCAGGAAAAAGCGTACACCCGTGATGATGATGTATACCTGAGCGGCGCCATGATCGACGGCTGGTATGCGCCGTCGCTCAGAGGGACGGACTTATCAGAACAGGCGTTAACATCACTGCTGCTGACCGGTAAAAGCAAGCATGCCGCCGTTTCGGGTTCGATGGCGGAGGTTGTGAGTCAGAGTACGCAGTACCTGACCGATGAAGACGCCAAAGCGATTGCGCAGTATCTGTTGAGTCTGAAAGGTGCGAAAACGGAACCGACGCGCGCGGCGGCTAAAACGGTCGCCTGGTCGAATTCGCCTGATGCAGGCAAGGTCATCTACAACCGCTACTGCTCAACCTGTCACGGGCTGGAAGGTAAAGGTACGGATGATAATGCCCCTTCATTGGTCAACAATCCGTTGATTATGGTGGATGATCCGACGCCGCTGTACAGAGTGATTTCGCAGGGAGCGGAAACCCCTACGACGCGGGGAAATGTCTCGTTCAAGATGCCGGCATACGGTGGCATGTTGAAAGAGAGTGAAATGCGCGACGTGATCAACTACGTGCGTAAAAGCTGGGGCGAGGGCAATGGCGAGGTCACGCAGGAAGAGCTTGCCGGGCTTAAAAAAGCGTCACATTAG
- a CDS encoding NAD(P)/FAD-dependent oxidoreductase, which produces MAITRRDFLNGVAVTIAAGLTPLDLVRAAGNSNEFIDGNYYPPALTGLRGNHPGSFEMAHALGREHKKFDLTALPIEEEYDLVIVGGGISGLAAACFWRELAGQNSRVLVLDNHDDFGGHAKRNEFTSAGRKLIGYGGSESFQSPDHNFSPEVQKLMKTVGVSAMRLKDNFDVNFYPDWQLSRGVFFDKKNFGETKIVSGDPGRAVSDDIPPDRLNGRDIEAFINDFPLSESDRKALIDLHVRPGDYLQGMTVEEKNEWMDAHSYSEFLATKVGLSKMALLYFQQRSNDFFAIGIEGISCSDARACALPGMEALGLPPLDGESLADLEEPYVYHFPDGNAGLARLLVRHLLPEALPGNSMEDSVLARLHYEKLDQPEKTTRLRLNSTAINAANVEGGVAVTYLRDGKLHRVRGRNAIMAGYNMMIPYLVPETPEQQQADLKLNVKAPLVYTNVVVKNWSAFKQLGVHEFYSPAAPYSRVKLDYPVSLGGYQHPASPDEPMVIHMVYVPTYPGSNLSAREQFRLGRAYLLGTSFAAHEEMVRGQLQEMFGSTGFDNQRDIAAITVNRWAHGYAYYPTSLFDDMDKMPEIIERARKPIGRIAIANSDADWNAYAHAAIDQAWRAVNELKDMG; this is translated from the coding sequence ATGGCAATTACCAGACGTGATTTTCTCAATGGTGTGGCGGTCACTATCGCCGCGGGACTGACCCCTCTGGATCTGGTCCGGGCAGCAGGAAATAGCAATGAATTTATCGATGGGAATTATTACCCGCCAGCGTTGACGGGCCTGCGGGGCAATCATCCGGGGTCGTTCGAGATGGCTCATGCGTTAGGGCGTGAGCATAAAAAATTTGATTTAACGGCGTTGCCCATTGAGGAAGAGTACGATCTGGTGATTGTGGGCGGCGGCATCAGTGGACTGGCTGCGGCGTGTTTCTGGCGTGAACTCGCCGGGCAAAACAGCAGGGTGCTGGTCCTGGATAACCATGATGATTTCGGCGGTCACGCAAAACGGAACGAATTTACTTCCGCAGGGAGAAAGCTGATTGGCTATGGCGGCAGCGAATCATTTCAGTCACCCGATCACAATTTCAGCCCCGAGGTGCAAAAGTTGATGAAGACCGTCGGCGTTAGCGCCATGCGGTTGAAAGACAATTTTGACGTTAATTTCTATCCCGACTGGCAGCTCAGTCGCGGCGTCTTTTTCGACAAAAAGAATTTTGGCGAGACCAAAATCGTTAGCGGCGATCCCGGACGCGCGGTGTCCGATGATATTCCGCCAGACAGGCTGAATGGCCGTGATATTGAAGCGTTTATCAACGATTTTCCGTTAAGTGAGAGTGACCGCAAGGCGCTGATCGACTTGCACGTCCGTCCTGGTGATTACCTTCAGGGCATGACGGTGGAGGAGAAAAACGAATGGATGGATGCCCACAGCTACAGCGAATTCCTCGCAACGAAAGTGGGGTTGAGCAAAATGGCGCTGCTCTATTTCCAGCAGCGCTCCAACGATTTCTTTGCTATCGGTATTGAAGGGATTTCCTGTAGCGACGCCCGCGCCTGCGCATTGCCCGGTATGGAGGCATTAGGATTGCCGCCGCTGGACGGCGAATCACTGGCCGACCTGGAAGAGCCGTATGTTTATCATTTCCCGGATGGTAACGCCGGTCTGGCGCGACTGCTGGTCAGGCATTTACTGCCGGAAGCATTGCCGGGCAATTCGATGGAGGATTCGGTTCTCGCCAGGCTTCACTATGAAAAACTGGATCAGCCGGAAAAGACAACACGCCTGCGTCTGAACAGCACCGCAATTAATGCGGCGAACGTTGAGGGTGGCGTTGCCGTAACCTATCTACGCGACGGTAAGCTGCATCGCGTTCGTGGACGCAATGCCATCATGGCCGGGTACAACATGATGATCCCGTACCTGGTGCCAGAAACACCGGAGCAGCAGCAAGCCGATCTCAAGCTAAACGTGAAAGCGCCGCTGGTTTACACCAACGTGGTGGTCAAAAACTGGAGCGCGTTTAAGCAGCTTGGCGTGCATGAGTTTTACTCTCCTGCAGCACCTTACAGCCGTGTGAAACTCGATTATCCGGTGAGCCTCGGGGGCTATCAACATCCGGCCTCGCCGGACGAGCCGATGGTGATCCATATGGTTTATGTGCCGACCTATCCGGGCAGTAACTTGTCGGCCAGGGAGCAGTTCCGCCTCGGGCGCGCGTACCTGCTGGGTACCAGCTTTGCCGCCCATGAAGAGATGGTTCGCGGGCAATTACAGGAAATGTTTGGTTCCACGGGCTTTGATAACCAACGGGATATCGCCGCCATTACCGTTAACCGCTGGGCGCATGGTTATGCGTATTACCCCACATCGCTGTTCGATGACATGGATAAAATGCCCGAGATTATCGAGCGGGCGCGTAAACCGATCGGCCGCATTGCGATAGCCAACTCCGATGCCGACTGGAATGCGTATGCGCATGCGGCCATCGATCAGGCATGGCGTGCGGTCAATGAACTCAAGGATATGGGGTGA